One segment of Ricinus communis isolate WT05 ecotype wild-type chromosome 8, ASM1957865v1, whole genome shotgun sequence DNA contains the following:
- the LOC8281618 gene encoding GDSL esterase/lipase APG: MGISYRVALFSALAFAFLNGDYAQDTIFPAIFTFGDSAMDVGNNNYLSTFYKANYPPYGRDFASHEPTGRFCDGKLVSDITAETLGFKTYAPAYLSPDASGENLLIGASFASAASGYDDKSSIRNDAITLPQQLQYFKEYQSRLAKVAGSNKSATIIKDALYLLSAGTGDFLVNYYVNPRLHKAYTPDQYSSYLVRAFSRFVKGLYGLGARRLGVTSLLPLGCVPAAHKLFDSGESVCVSRINNDARKFNKKMNSTAANLRKQLPDFKIVVFDIFSPVFNLVKSPSNNGFVEARRSCCKTGTVHEATNPLLCNPKSPRICANATQYVFWDGVHLSEAANQILADALLAQGFSLI, from the exons ATGGGTATCAGCTATAGAGTTGCCTTGTTTTCTGCCTTAGCTTTCGCATTCCTAAATGGTGATTATGCGCAAGATACTATTTTTCCTGCTATATTTACATTTGGTGACTCAGCTATGGACGTTGGCAACAATAACTACCTTTCCACTTTTTACAAGGCAAACTATCCTCCTTATGGAAGGGATTTTGCCAGTCATGAACCGACAGGGAGATTCTGCGATGGCAAATTGGTATCCGACATAACAG CTGAAACCTTGGGGTTTAAGACTTATGCACCAGCATATTTAAGTCCAGATGCATCAGGAGAAAACCTTCTTATTGGAGCTAGTTTTGCGTCAGCTGCATCTGGTTATGATGATAAATCTTCCATTCGGAAC GATGCTATTACATTGCCTCAACAGTTGCAGTACTTCAAAGAATACCAGAGTAGGCTGGCCAAGGTAGCTGGTAGTAACAAATCTGCAACCATCATCAAGGATGCGCTGTACTTGCTTAGTGCAGGCACCGGAGACTTCCTCGTGAACTACTATGTTAATCCTCGGTTACACAAAGCTTATACTCCTGATCAGTATAGCTCTTATCTCGTCAGAGCATTCTCAAGATTTGTTAAG GGTTTGTATGGCTTGGGGGCAAGGAGGCTTGGGGTAACTTCACTCCTACCGTTAGGTTGTGTTCCTGCAGCTCACAAGTTATTTGATTCCGGTGAGAGTGTATGTGTCTCCAGGATTAATAATGATGCCCGGAAATTTAACAAGAAGATGAACTCAACTGCAGCAAACCTACGAAAGCAACTTCCGGATTTTAAGATTGTTGTCTTTGACATCTTCAGCCCAGTGTTTAACCTTGTTAAATCTCCTTCAAATAATG GTTTTGTGGAAGCAAGAAGAAGCTGCTGCAAGACAGGGACTGTACATGAAGCTACAAATCCATTGTTGTGCAATCCAAAGTCTCCTAGGATTTGCGCCAATGCCACACAGTATGTGTTTTGGGACGGTGTCCATTTATCAGAGGCTGCTAATCAGATTCTTGCAGATGCACTGCTCGCTCAGGGCTTCTCCCTCATCTGA
- the LOC8281956 gene encoding polyadenylate-binding protein 4-like: MAMEQLVSLKLPGDPRPRLSLYVGDLDPEVTEMNLRTVFSSMGPIRNVHLCRCSLTGRSLCYGYVNFYRPYDAYKALSNLNHTYLKGKLMRIMWCQRNPCARKSGIGNLYVKNLDASIDSAGLQSLFSKFGTILSCKVVEEHGKSKGYGFVQFDSEDSALAARTALHDTMLKEKKLYVSRFVKKSERTTATSYDELKFTNLYVKNLSKDMTQDAFHNMFSAFGEIISAVIMQDHNGKSRGFGFVDFESPEDAKKAVDALNGYQLESRTLFVGRAQAKAERKKILQHEYKDIFNTHMEKFKASNLYVKNLALCIDNDKLQELFSCSGKIVSAKVMRYDNGASRGFGFVCFSSPEEAKKALNALNGAVFQGKSLYVAMAQCKRDRQLALQTYFSVPQSQPPYLSDSSVVPPPISPVYYNFYPYSQQVPFLNRTFSYHNLGANMGFQHPYAAQSYHQHFSAYIPVAEMDQDSQKTTDQSFQMTAMKHATFNLSDQNMNHRHPGFQIIRYTKSSPNKVGAAGNNLKRLLATQKTSGNPKKVTGNVHPHVENFQPDLSGNNARMLSEIINSPSSSVLPAHRTAQVLKEVNILKKVADAGPAAMPKTANRCLNY, encoded by the exons ATGGCGATGGAACAACTCGTGTCACTAAAGCTTCCAGGTGATCCGCGACCAAGATTGTCGCTATACGTGGGTGATTTGGACCCAGAAGTAACAGAAATGAACCTCAGGACTGTGTTTTCTTCAATGGGTCCCATTAGAAATGTTCACCTTTGCCGGTGCTCACTTACCGGCAGGTCTCTCTGTTACGGCTATGTCAACTTCTACCGTCCTTACGACG CATATAAAGCACTGTCTAACCTGAATCACACATACTTGAAAGGCAAACTCATGAGGATAATGTGGTGTCAAAGAAACCCTTGTGCTAGAAAGAGTGGTATCGGCAATCTTTATGTGAAGAATCTTGATGCTTCAATTGACAGTGCTGGCTTGCAGAGCTTGTTTTCCAAATTTGGGACTATACTGTCTTGCAAAGTGGTTGAAGAACATGGCAAGAGTAAGGGTTATGGGTTTGTCCAGTTTGATTCAGAGGATTCTGCCTTGGCTGCTCGAACTGCTCTCCATGATACTATgcttaaagaaaagaaatt GTACGTTTCCAGATTTGTCAAGAAAAGTGAGAGGACCACAGCCACATCTTATGACGAACTGAAATTTACAAATCTTTATGTTAAAAATCTGTCTAAGGATATGACTCAGGATGCCTTTCACAATATGTTTTCTGCATTTGGGGAGATTATCAGTGCTGTCATCATGCAGGATCATAATGGAAAATCCAGAGGTTTCGGATTTGTTGACTTCGAGTCACCAGAAGATGCTAAGAAAGCTGTTGATGCTTTGAATGGTTATCAATTAG AATCCAGGACTTTGTTTGTGGGAAGAGCTCAAGCGAAAGCtgagagaaaaaagatattaCAACATGAATACAAGGACATTTTCAATACTCATATGGAGAAGTTTAAGGCTTCAAATCTGTATGTGAAAAATCTTGCTCTGTGTATTGATAATGACAAGTTACAAGAACTTTTCAGCTGCAGTGGAAAGATAGTTTCAGCAAAAGTGATGCGGTATGATAACGGTGCAAGTAGGGGATTTGGGTTTGTGTGTTTCTCAAGTCCTGAAGAAGCAAAGAAAGCTCTGAATGCTCTGAATG GAGCCGTGTTTCAAGGGAAGTCTCTCTATGTGGCAATGGCACAGTGCAAAAGGGATCGCCAACTGGCATTGCAAACGTACTTTTCAGTGCCTCAATCTCAGCCACCATATCTTTCTGACAGCAGTGTTGTTCCGCCCCCAATCAGTCCAGTTTATTACAATTTCTATCCTTACTCCCAGCAAGTCCCTTTCCTGAACCGTACATTCTCATATCACAATCTTGGTGCAAATATGGGGTTCCAGCATCCTTATGCAGCACAAAGTTACCATCAGCATTTTTCTGCATAT ATTCCAGTGGCAGAAATGGATCAAGACTCTCAGAAGACCACCGATCAGTCCTTCCAAATGACT GCTATGAAACATGCAACCTTTAATCTTTCTGACCAAAATATGAACCATAGACATCCTGGATTTCAAATCATTAGGTATACGAAATCTTCGCCGAATAAAGTTGGAGCTGCAGGAAATAATCTCAAAAGACTACTAGCTACTCAAAAAACTTCTGGTAACCCCAAGAAAGTCACTGGGAATGTTCACCCCCATGTTGAGAATTTTCAG CCTGACCTTTCAGGAAATAATGCCAGAATGCTATCAGAGATTATCAACTCCCCGAGTTCTTCTGTTTTACCAGCTCACAGGACAGCCCAAGTGCTAAAGGAGGTCAACATTTTGAAGAAGGTTGCAGATGCTGGTCCTGCAGCTATGCCCAAGACAGCTAATCGGTGCTTGAACTACTAG
- the LOC8273754 gene encoding protein CHUP1, chloroplastic, translated as MMKEKKDIRPVLVKFGVALALSFAGFLYSRLKNRRGKFSKPPQSPCSSDHAVEVDKDIRRAGMKRTSTLDSIPSISADKHEDTCMPKFDNPVAVFSPSSRQNGDKDGYLLPEFIDLVNEFDLAATTAGISPKESPRSDVETPRAVRPVEKEDHEQEIRHLKTMVRMLREREKNLEFQLLEFYGLKEQETAMMELQNRLKISNMETKLFNLKIESLQADNQRLQAQFADHAKIVAELDAARSKIKLLRKRLKSEAGQNKEHILVLQKRVSRLQEEELKAAANDSDIKVKLQRLKDLEVEAEDLRNSNHRLTLENSELARQLESAKILANSVLEDPETEALRELSDKLKQENDHLVKEVEQLHADRCKDCEELVYLRWVNACLRYELRNFQPAHGKTVARDLSKSLSPKSEEKAKQLILEYANSEEMGEKGINIMDFESDQWSSSHTSYVIDSGDFDDSVVSPKTSNSSKIKFFNKLRRLIRGKEIQHHNHVSSMDKTGVAEDSDSPRGSSSRSTGTDAASDGQYSRVQSLSLDLSRHFSRHPADIQGVKNSRMDEMKDMEIGRRNSDIGSSYGHRRFLSGRLNASHLSPENQLEQGSVSAERSELLKFAGVLKDSGNRTRTLHKKSASVDSFGPFQRATSQ; from the exons atgatgaaagaaaagaaagatattaGGCCCGTTTTAGTCAAATTTGGGGTGGCTTTAGCTCTTTCTTTCGCCGGATTTCTTTATTCTCGCTTGAAAAATAGAAGAGGCAAATTTTCTAAGCCTCCTCAATCCCCCTGCTCTTCAG ATCATGCTGTTGAAGTTGACAAGGATATAAGAAGAGCTGGAATGAAGAGAACATCCACACTAGATAGTATCCCGTCAATTTCTGCAGATAAACAT GAAGATACATGCATGCCCAAATTTGATAATCCTGTGGCTGTATTCTCTCCAAGCAGTAGACAAAATGGAGATAAAGATGGGTACCTCTTGCCAGAATTTATTGATCTTGTGAACGAATTTGACTTAGCTGCCACCACTGCTGGAATATCTCCAAAAGAATCACCTAGGTCTGATGTGGAAACTCCAAGAGCAGTTAGACCTGTTGAAAAGGAAGATCACGAGCAAGAGATTAGACATCTGAAGACCATGGTGAGAATGCTTcgagaaagagagaagaacCTAGAGTTCCAGTTGCTCGAGTTCTATGGCCTTAAAGAGCAAGAAACGGCTATGATGGAGCTGCAGAATCGATTGAAAATTAGTAATATGGAAACTAAGCTTTTCAATCTCAAGATCGAGTCCTTGCAGGCAGATAATCAAAGACTACAGGCACAATTCGCTGATCATGCAAAAATTGTTGCCGAGCTTGATGCTGCAagatcaaaaattaaattgctGAGGAAAAGGCTAAAGTCTGAAGCTGGGCAGAATAAGGAACATATCTTAGTCCTTCAGAAAAGGGTAAGTAGGTTGCAAGAGGAAGAACTCAAGGCTGCTGCAAATGATTCAGATATTAAGGTGAAGTTGCAAAGGCTGAAGGATTTGGAGGTTGAGGCAGAAGATTTAAGGAATTCTAACCATAGATTGACTTTAGAAAATTCTGAATTGGCTCGTCAGTTGGAGTCTGCCAAAATCCTTGCAAATTCTGTTCTTGAAGATCCAGAG ACAGAAGCACTAAGAGAACTTAGCGACAAGCTAAAACAGGAAAATGACCACCTAGTAAAGGAAGTTGAGCAACTCCATGCAGACCGATGTAAAGATTGTGAAGAATTAGTTTATCTTCGATGGGTAAATGCATGCTTGAGATATGAATTGCGCAATTTTCAGCCTGCGCATGGTAAAACAGTTGCCAGAGATCTAAGCAAATCCCTCAGTCCCAAGTCTGAGGAGAAAGCAAAGCAGCTAATACTTGAATACGCGAATAGTGAAGAGATGGGAGAGAAGGGGATCAACATTATGGATTTCGAGTCTGACCAGTGGTCATCCTCTCATACTTCCTATGTCATAGACTCAGGGGACTTCGATGATTCTGTAGTTTCACCAAAAACCAGCAACTCCagcaaaatcaaatttttcaaCAAGCTAAGGAGACTTATTCGGGGAAAAGAAATCCAACATCATAATCACGTGTCATCAATGGACAAAACTGGAGTAGCAGAAGATTCTGATTCTCCACGTGGCAGTTCAAGTAGATCAACAGGAACTGATGCAGCAAGTGACGGGCAATATAGCAGAGTACAAAGTCTGTCCCTGGATTTATCTAGACATTTTTCTAGGCATCCTGCTGATATCCAGGGGGTGAAGAATTCAAGAATGGATGAAATGAAGGATATGGAAATTGGCAGGAGAAATAGTGACATTGGATCCTCTTATGGGCACAGGAGATTTTTGTCAGGCAGGTTAAATGCGAGCCATTTGTCACCAGAAAATCAACTTGAGCAGGGCTCTGTCTCTGCTGAGAGATCCGAATTGTTGAAGTTTGCAGGAGTTTTGAAGGACTCTGGCAATAGAACAAGAACATTGCATAAAAAATCAGCATCAGTTGATTCATTTGGGCCCTTTCAACGAGCAACCTCACAATAG